A stretch of DNA from Sphingopyxis sp. MWB1:
CGTCGATTTCCTGACCATAAAGATCGCCCGAAAAATCGAAGAAATGGGGTTCGAGCAATTCCTTGGGCGGGTCGAAGCTGGGGCGGATGCCCAGATTGGCGGCGCCCTTCAGCACGCGGCCATCGGGCAGGCGGCCGGTCACCGCATAAATGCCATAGCGCGGGCGCAAATAGCTTCCCATGTCGAGATTGGCGGTGGGGAAGCCCAGCAGGCGGCCATTTTTGTCGCCATGCTGGACGGTGCCGCGCACGGTGAAGGGGCGGGTGAGAAGGCGCGCGGCGGTGGCGCAGTCGCCCGCCTGTAGCGCGGCGCGAATGCGGCTGGAGGAAATGACTTCGTCGCTATCGTCGACGGGGGAGACCATTTCGGTGAAAAAGCCAAGGCGGCGGGCATGGTCGGCGAGGGTCACGACATCGCCGCTGCGCCCCTTGCCAAATACGAAATCGGCGCCGGTGACGACGCCTGCGGCGCCATAGCGGTCGAGCAGCAGGCTGGTGATAAAATCCTCTGCGCTGGTGCCCGCGAGCGCGGCGTCGAAAGGAAGGACAAGCATCGCATCGGCCCCCGCCGCGCCGAACAGCGCCTGCCTTTGGTCGAGCGTTGTCAGGCGGAAGGGCGAGGCGTCGGGCTTGAAAAAGCGCACCGGATGCGGGTCAAAGGTGGCGACGATGGCGGGGCGCCCCTCGTCGCGGGCATGGCGCACCGCGCGTCCGACGACCGCCTGATGCCCGCCGTGGAAGCCGTCGAAATTGCCGAGCGCAATGACGCCGCCGCGCAAGGGCGCCTCGATACGGCTGTGGCCGTCGAGGCGGATCATGGCGCTGCTGTCGCAGGCGGCACCAGCGGGGTTAGCCCGGCCTTGAGCACGCGCAGCGCATTGCCGCCCATCACCGCGCGGATTTCATCGTCGCTGAACCCGGCGTCGATCAGCGCCTGCGTCACCTGCACCAGCTTTGACGTATCGAAGCGCACCGTGGTCGCGCCGTCATAATCGCTGCCCAGCGCGACATGTTCGATGCCGACCAGATCGCGGACATGCTTCATCGCCCTGGCGATGGTCGCGGGCGAGGTGTCGCAGATCGCGCCATCCCAATAGCCGATGCCGA
This window harbors:
- a CDS encoding bifunctional riboflavin kinase/FAD synthetase encodes the protein MIRLDGHSRIEAPLRGGVIALGNFDGFHGGHQAVVGRAVRHARDEGRPAIVATFDPHPVRFFKPDASPFRLTTLDQRQALFGAAGADAMLVLPFDAALAGTSAEDFITSLLLDRYGAAGVVTGADFVFGKGRSGDVVTLADHARRLGFFTEMVSPVDDSDEVISSSRIRAALQAGDCATAARLLTRPFTVRGTVQHGDKNGRLLGFPTANLDMGSYLRPRYGIYAVTGRLPDGRVLKGAANLGIRPSFDPPKELLEPHFFDFSGDLYGQEIDVAFHAFIRPEAKFDDMDALMKQMAADCDRARALLSGI